Proteins encoded in a region of the Streptomyces akebiae genome:
- a CDS encoding MaoC family dehydratase: protein MPTVTLTRPPSLGPVLARGALLSPGRSLRLPRAAASGLISPSRLPRLVLPGVRIDLARLAAYERVCGFPTGEDAVPLTYPHVLGFPAAMRIMAGRDFPLPLLGLVHTSIEITRRRRLPATAEYEITVYVDALTPHRRGTEATVVTEVRDGEEAEGGLGVAWESRSTYLARHRHEREREREDEDEREDEHRRSEGAWADGGEARGDGSGDGWPGGNGSAGGGLVEGGSKGGGSKGVPVVVEWRLGGDVGRRYGAVSGDRNPIHLHPLGARLFGFPRAIAHGMWTVARCLAEHGTPPATLVRAEFRAPVPLPGAVTYTADGQAWGGFELRGSGASGATDGPGSGGAGGSGGSGGGRVHVRGQVYPLVA from the coding sequence ATGCCCACCGTCACCCTCACCCGACCGCCCTCCCTCGGTCCCGTTCTCGCCAGGGGCGCCCTCCTCTCCCCGGGCAGGAGCCTCAGGCTCCCGCGCGCGGCGGCCTCCGGGCTGATCTCCCCCTCCCGACTGCCCCGGCTCGTCCTCCCCGGTGTCCGGATCGACCTCGCCCGGCTCGCCGCGTACGAGCGGGTCTGCGGTTTCCCGACCGGGGAGGACGCCGTTCCGCTGACGTATCCGCACGTCCTCGGTTTTCCGGCGGCCATGCGGATCATGGCCGGCCGGGACTTCCCGTTGCCCCTCCTCGGTCTCGTGCACACCTCGATCGAGATCACCCGACGTCGGCGACTGCCCGCCACCGCGGAGTACGAGATCACCGTGTACGTCGACGCGTTGACGCCCCATCGGCGCGGCACGGAGGCGACGGTCGTCACCGAGGTGCGGGACGGGGAGGAGGCCGAGGGCGGGCTCGGGGTCGCGTGGGAGTCCCGGAGCACGTACCTCGCCCGGCATCGGCACGAGCGCGAGCGCGAGCGCGAGGACGAGGACGAACGCGAGGACGAGCACCGGCGGAGTGAGGGTGCCTGGGCGGATGGGGGTGAAGCGCGGGGCGACGGGAGCGGGGACGGATGGCCCGGCGGGAACGGGTCGGCGGGGGGCGGGTTGGTGGAGGGCGGGTCGAAGGGGGGCGGGTCGAAGGGGGTACCCGTCGTCGTCGAGTGGCGGTTGGGTGGGGATGTGGGGCGGCGGTACGGGGCGGTGTCCGGGGACCGGAACCCGATCCATCTGCATCCGCTCGGCGCCCGGCTGTTCGGCTTCCCCCGGGCCATCGCGCACGGCATGTGGACCGTGGCCCGCTGCCTCGCCGAGCACGGCACACCCCCGGCGACCCTCGTCCGCGCGGAGTTCCGCGCGCCGGTGCCGCTGCCGGGCGCGGTGACGTACACGGCGGACGGACAGGCGTGGGGCGGCTTCGAGCTGCGCGGGAGCGGTGCGTCCGGGGCAACCGACGGCCCCGGATCAGGCGGGGCGGGCGGGTCGGGCGGCTCGGGCGGAGGGCGCGTTCATGTCCGGGGTCAGGTGTATCCGCTCGTCGCCTGA
- a CDS encoding TetR/AcrR family transcriptional regulator: protein MGAVKSKRMPRAVREQQMLDAAVRTFGQRGYRAASMDEIAELAGVSKPLVYLYLNSKEDLFTACIRREVKALTTAVRAGVNPELPADRQLWDGLGAFFTHTARNPDAWAVLHLQARTHGEPFAAEVAAMREEMVAFVTGLILVAAREARRDPSLPEREVAGLAEGLVGAAEALAAWANATPGITARQAATTLMNFAWAGLGDLMEGRPWTPPPAV from the coding sequence ATGGGTGCTGTGAAGAGCAAACGGATGCCTCGTGCGGTGCGGGAACAGCAAATGCTGGACGCGGCGGTTCGGACGTTCGGGCAGCGTGGGTACCGGGCGGCGTCGATGGACGAGATCGCCGAACTGGCGGGCGTGTCCAAGCCGTTGGTGTACCTGTACCTGAACTCCAAGGAAGACCTCTTCACGGCCTGCATCCGCCGCGAGGTCAAGGCGCTCACCACGGCCGTACGCGCGGGCGTGAACCCCGAACTGCCCGCCGACCGCCAGCTCTGGGACGGGCTGGGGGCCTTCTTCACGCACACGGCGCGCAACCCCGACGCATGGGCGGTACTGCACCTCCAGGCCCGTACGCACGGGGAACCCTTCGCCGCCGAAGTGGCGGCGATGCGGGAGGAGATGGTCGCGTTCGTGACCGGGCTGATCCTGGTCGCCGCGCGGGAGGCCCGCCGTGACCCCTCCCTGCCCGAGCGGGAGGTCGCCGGTCTCGCCGAGGGCCTGGTCGGCGCCGCCGAGGCGCTCGCCGCGTGGGCCAACGCCACGCCGGGCATCACCGCGCGCCAGGCCGCCACGACCCTGATGAACTTCGCGTGGGCCGGCCTCGGCGATTTGATGGAGGGCCGCCCCTGGACCCCACCGCCCGCCGTGTGA
- a CDS encoding Lrp/AsnC family transcriptional regulator has product MDAVDRQLIQALRENGRASYAELGRLVGLSGPSVTDRINRLEAAGVITGYRATVNAASLGLGVTALIGISLSDAADHEDVANRLRDLAEIEDCWFIAGDDSFMLKVRAPDVDGLEKTIRRLSGTKGVSRTRTTIVLSTKWENRVGELPEEEQ; this is encoded by the coding sequence ATGGACGCGGTGGACAGGCAGCTCATCCAGGCCCTGAGGGAGAACGGCCGGGCCTCCTACGCGGAGCTGGGACGCCTCGTCGGACTGTCGGGACCCAGTGTCACCGACCGCATCAACCGGCTGGAGGCGGCCGGTGTCATCACCGGCTATCGCGCCACCGTGAACGCGGCCTCCCTCGGCCTCGGTGTGACCGCGCTCATCGGCATCTCGCTCTCCGACGCGGCCGACCACGAGGACGTGGCGAACCGGCTGCGGGACCTGGCCGAGATCGAGGACTGCTGGTTCATCGCGGGCGACGACTCGTTCATGCTCAAGGTGCGCGCCCCCGACGTCGACGGCTTGGAGAAGACCATCCGCCGACTCTCCGGCACCAAGGGCGTCTCCCGCACCCGTACGACGATCGTGCTCTCCACGAAGTGGGAGAACCGGGTGGGTGAGCTGCCGGAGGAGGAGCAGTAG
- a CDS encoding UbiX family flavin prenyltransferase, producing MNPVKPGKTPRTPWIVGVSGASGTPYAAAVLRALLAAGESVDLVVSRASRLTLLDETGISYRDAHWRDDLREWLSRGADGKPGTFAVDLDGEDGDRVRHWSPGDLAAGPSSGSYPVKGMLIVPASTACVAGVALGLSKDLLQRAASVTLKEGRRLVVAVRETPLNGQTLRHLVTLDEAGATVLPASPAFYAGATHIQDLVDFVAGRALDAAGVPHTLYRRWEGEVGGARASGATD from the coding sequence GTGAACCCAGTCAAGCCAGGGAAGACGCCGCGTACGCCTTGGATCGTAGGGGTGTCCGGCGCATCCGGCACCCCATACGCCGCGGCTGTGCTGCGTGCGCTCCTCGCCGCCGGCGAGAGTGTCGACCTCGTGGTGTCCCGGGCCTCGCGGCTGACCCTGCTCGACGAGACGGGGATCTCCTACCGGGACGCACACTGGCGCGACGACCTGCGGGAATGGCTGTCCCGTGGGGCGGACGGCAAGCCCGGCACGTTCGCGGTGGACCTCGACGGCGAAGACGGCGACCGGGTACGGCACTGGAGCCCCGGCGACCTGGCCGCCGGACCGTCCTCGGGCTCGTACCCCGTCAAGGGGATGCTGATCGTCCCCGCGTCGACGGCGTGCGTCGCGGGCGTGGCCCTCGGGCTCTCCAAGGACCTGCTGCAGCGGGCGGCGAGCGTGACCCTCAAGGAGGGCCGGCGGCTCGTCGTCGCCGTACGCGAGACCCCGTTGAACGGGCAGACCCTGCGCCACCTGGTGACCCTGGACGAGGCGGGCGCGACCGTACTGCCCGCGTCGCCGGCGTTCTACGCCGGGGCCACGCACATCCAGGACCTGGTGGACTTCGTCGCCGGACGGGCGCTGGACGCGGCGGGCGTCCCACACACCCTGTACCGGCGCTGGGAGGGCGAGGTGGGCGGGGCGCGCGCTTCCGGTGCGACCGACTGA
- a CDS encoding Uma2 family endonuclease: MTVSGIDRLHSQLSRLEDMFPGYLTEIVEGSIVMNPVRPFHGKTILRVSTDLEEQLPPDWALVSDVAFPFDDANEFCPDIAVIPAEAEAENRSAYPADLIEFVAEVVSPESIRRDYEIKPRWYASRGITHYVILDPLKGHAVMMWNPGPDGYQGRDTIPYGPDLTLDTPLGKLTIATGRLPVDPKTRPTT, from the coding sequence GTGACCGTCTCGGGCATTGACCGCCTGCACTCGCAGCTCAGCAGGCTGGAGGACATGTTCCCCGGCTATCTGACGGAGATTGTCGAGGGCAGCATCGTGATGAACCCGGTCAGGCCGTTCCACGGGAAGACGATCCTGAGGGTGTCGACGGACCTGGAGGAGCAGCTTCCGCCGGACTGGGCGCTGGTGAGCGATGTGGCGTTCCCCTTCGACGATGCCAACGAGTTCTGCCCGGACATCGCGGTCATCCCGGCGGAGGCGGAGGCGGAGAACCGCAGTGCGTATCCCGCCGATCTGATCGAGTTCGTGGCTGAAGTGGTGTCGCCGGAGAGCATCCGCCGCGACTACGAGATCAAGCCTCGCTGGTACGCCTCCCGCGGCATCACCCACTACGTGATCCTGGATCCGCTCAAGGGCCACGCCGTCATGATGTGGAACCCCGGCCCCGACGGCTACCAGGGCCGCGACACCATTCCCTACGGCCCTGACCTGACCCTCGACACCCCCCTGGGCAAGCTCACCATCGCCACCGGCCGTCTCCCCGTGGACCCGAAGACGCGCCCTACGACGTGA
- the mqnE gene encoding aminofutalosine synthase MqnE, whose amino-acid sequence MDVGLKRELEEKVRSGERLTREDGIALYASDDLAWLGGLAHEVRTRKNGDVVHFNVNRHLNMTNVCTASCAYCSFQRKPGEKDAYTMRIEEAVKLAKAMEGENLTELHIVNGLHPNLPWRYYPRSLKELKAALPNVSLKAFTATEIHHFETISGLTASEILDELIDAGLESLTGGGAEIFDWEVRQHIVDHRTHWEDWSRIHRLAHEKGLKTPCTMLYGHIEEPRHRVDHVLRLRELQDETNGFQVFIPLRYQHDFVDMQDGKVRNRLQARTQMATGAEALKTFAVSRLLFDNVPHVKVFWVMHGVQTAQLALQHGADDMDGSVVEYKITHDADNYGTPNKLTREDLLDLIRDAGFRPVERNTRYEIIREYEGPDPARRESPQPMRV is encoded by the coding sequence ATGGACGTCGGGCTCAAGCGCGAGCTGGAGGAGAAGGTCCGCTCCGGTGAGCGGCTGACCCGCGAGGACGGCATCGCGCTGTACGCGTCGGACGACCTGGCCTGGCTGGGCGGTCTGGCGCACGAGGTGCGGACGCGGAAGAACGGCGACGTCGTCCACTTCAACGTCAACCGCCACCTCAACATGACCAACGTGTGCACCGCCTCCTGCGCGTACTGCTCCTTCCAGCGCAAGCCGGGGGAGAAGGACGCGTACACGATGCGCATCGAGGAGGCGGTGAAGCTCGCCAAGGCGATGGAGGGCGAGAACCTCACCGAACTGCACATCGTCAACGGCCTGCACCCGAACCTCCCGTGGCGCTACTACCCCCGCTCCCTGAAGGAACTGAAGGCCGCCCTCCCGAACGTCTCGCTGAAGGCCTTCACGGCCACGGAGATCCACCACTTCGAGACGATCAGCGGTCTGACGGCGTCGGAGATCCTCGACGAACTGATCGACGCGGGCCTCGAATCCCTCACGGGCGGCGGCGCGGAGATCTTCGACTGGGAGGTCCGCCAGCACATCGTGGACCACCGCACCCACTGGGAGGACTGGTCGCGGATCCACCGCCTGGCGCACGAGAAGGGCCTCAAGACCCCGTGCACCATGCTCTACGGCCACATCGAGGAGCCGCGTCACCGGGTCGACCACGTCCTGCGCCTGCGTGAACTCCAGGACGAGACGAACGGCTTCCAGGTCTTCATCCCCCTGCGCTACCAGCACGACTTCGTGGACATGCAGGACGGCAAGGTGCGCAACCGCCTCCAGGCCCGCACCCAGATGGCGACCGGCGCGGAGGCCCTGAAGACCTTCGCGGTCTCCCGGCTGCTGTTCGACAACGTCCCCCACGTCAAGGTCTTCTGGGTCATGCACGGCGTCCAGACCGCGCAACTGGCGCTCCAGCACGGCGCCGACGACATGGACGGCTCGGTCGTCGAATACAAGATCACCCACGACGCGGACAACTACGGCACACCGAACAAACTGACCCGCGAGGACCTCCTGGACCTCATCAGGGACGCCGGCTTCCGACCGGTGGAGCGGAACACGCGGTACGAGATCATCCGAGAGTACGAGGGCCCGGACCCGGCGCGCCGGGAGTCCCCGCAGCCGATGCGGGTCTGA
- a CDS encoding rhomboid family intramembrane serine protease, producing the protein MAGGVRGTLGPEREWSRGDRAKAAAKLMVGWVALLWILEVVDVATDHALDDFGIVPRSVPELVDVVPASFIHFGFGHVAANSVPLLVLGFLAALGGLRRFAAVCALIIVADGLGVWLMSPDHTNTAGASGIVFGLFGFLVVTGFVERRLLGVAVGVLVAAVWGGAILGGIAPTAAGVSWQGHLIGLVTGVVAAFVFRRRPSRTALTS; encoded by the coding sequence ATGGCAGGTGGAGTGCGGGGGACGCTGGGTCCCGAGCGGGAGTGGTCGCGCGGGGACCGCGCGAAGGCGGCGGCCAAGCTGATGGTGGGCTGGGTGGCGCTGCTGTGGATCCTGGAGGTCGTGGACGTGGCGACCGACCATGCCCTGGACGACTTCGGGATCGTGCCGCGTTCGGTGCCGGAGCTGGTCGATGTCGTGCCCGCCTCGTTCATCCACTTCGGCTTCGGCCATGTCGCGGCGAACAGCGTGCCGCTGCTGGTGCTGGGGTTCCTCGCGGCGCTGGGCGGACTGCGCCGCTTCGCCGCCGTCTGCGCGCTGATCATCGTCGCGGACGGGCTGGGGGTCTGGCTCATGTCCCCCGACCACACCAACACCGCCGGTGCCTCCGGCATCGTCTTCGGGCTTTTCGGGTTCCTCGTCGTCACCGGCTTCGTCGAGCGTCGGCTGCTGGGGGTGGCGGTGGGTGTCCTGGTCGCGGCCGTGTGGGGCGGCGCGATCCTCGGCGGTATCGCCCCCACCGCGGCCGGGGTCAGCTGGCAGGGGCATCTGATCGGGCTGGTGACGGGCGTGGTGGCGGCGTTCGTGTTCCGGCGGCGCCCATCCCGCACGGCGCTCACGTCGTAG
- a CDS encoding LuxR C-terminal-related transcriptional regulator, producing the protein MDDLLVAGGAGGAALLLWGEPGIGKTALLDYAAERATAGGSGATPATVLRARGIETETVLPFATLGDLLMPHSSLFRELPGAQRSALESCLALGGAPADPPGNPYAACMGALNVLAALGDEHPVVVLVDDLHWVDPSSQRVLLFVARRLSSERVALALGSREDHGESGPRRSIPTVQVGGLAPEECAALLEGRVTPNVLADLVRVSGGNPLALREIAGALTDEQARGEQPLLDPPSLGSHLERAWAARIDGLPDTARRALVVLAAGRSTAAGPLRKALEAAGLSLDALSPAEEDGLITATADGLDFHHPVLRALVLGRAPLAHRYAAFQALAEVSTGSLHAWYRASASPGPDEEAAAALADAAREARRRSAFGESALAWRRAAELTPDPAPRADRLHHAAADALLSGSPAGPQWCEEALRITPDPAVRAAIQGLLGRMYTWKGDTAQAYGLLMNAADAVRDSDRTRACLLLAEATAAARLDGHVPAAVRVAEESLALASESGPERWYSLSMLGGALIMSGRTARGREMLEAADRHGGGDPVRDQQVYAIAGQAWSRAEEFVRGLRLLNTAVESARRHSAVGVLGFTLAVRGELETRIGQWASARGDLTESLRWAEELGQLTCVSYTLYCLARLEALRGERVECEEHVARARRECGAYGIGCQEFHMTAVLGLSALAHGDHDAAVDQLEQTLSLAIEQGIGNPEVVPFAADLAEAHVRAGNAARAAEVVSWLEERARETGLASAEAAAARVRGLLAGTPEEAEAYFGAALTAHQRTTGPFDWARTLLCEAEVLRRHRRPGAARAPLASALACFERLGAVPWARRAASELAAAGGAVSTARSATGGMGGTNGMGGMGGALNQLTPQEFQVSRAIARGLNNTEAAASLFVSRKTVEAHLTRIYRKLHVRSRTDLTRLLTAADLVD; encoded by the coding sequence ATGGACGACCTGCTCGTGGCGGGCGGGGCGGGTGGGGCGGCACTGCTGTTGTGGGGCGAACCCGGTATCGGAAAGACGGCCCTGCTGGACTACGCGGCGGAGCGCGCGACGGCCGGTGGTTCCGGCGCGACCCCGGCCACGGTCCTGCGCGCCCGGGGCATCGAGACCGAGACCGTGCTCCCCTTCGCCACCCTCGGCGACCTCCTGATGCCCCATTCATCCCTTTTCAGGGAACTCCCCGGCGCCCAGCGCTCGGCGCTCGAGTCCTGTCTGGCACTCGGCGGCGCCCCCGCGGACCCGCCGGGCAATCCTTACGCCGCCTGCATGGGCGCCCTCAACGTGCTCGCGGCGCTCGGCGACGAGCACCCGGTCGTCGTCCTCGTCGACGACCTGCACTGGGTGGACCCCTCCTCCCAGCGCGTCCTTCTCTTCGTCGCCCGCCGCCTCTCCAGTGAACGCGTCGCCCTGGCCCTGGGCTCCCGGGAGGACCACGGCGAGTCGGGGCCGCGTCGCAGCATCCCCACCGTGCAGGTGGGCGGGCTGGCGCCGGAGGAGTGCGCCGCCCTGCTGGAGGGCCGCGTGACCCCCAACGTCCTCGCCGACCTCGTCCGCGTCAGCGGCGGCAATCCGCTCGCCCTGCGTGAGATCGCGGGGGCGCTGACGGACGAACAGGCGCGCGGCGAGCAGCCGTTGCTCGATCCACCGTCCCTGGGCAGTCATCTGGAGCGCGCCTGGGCGGCCCGGATCGACGGTCTGCCGGACACCGCCCGCCGGGCCCTGGTCGTCCTGGCCGCCGGCCGCTCGACGGCGGCGGGCCCGCTGCGCAAGGCGCTGGAGGCGGCGGGGCTCTCCCTCGACGCCCTCTCCCCCGCCGAGGAGGACGGTCTGATCACGGCCACGGCGGACGGGCTGGACTTCCACCACCCGGTGCTGCGGGCACTGGTGCTGGGCCGCGCCCCCCTCGCGCACCGGTACGCCGCGTTCCAGGCACTGGCCGAGGTGAGCACCGGCTCGTTGCACGCCTGGTACCGGGCGTCCGCGAGTCCCGGCCCCGACGAGGAGGCCGCGGCGGCGCTCGCCGACGCCGCGCGGGAGGCCCGCAGGCGCAGCGCCTTCGGCGAGTCGGCCCTGGCCTGGCGGCGCGCCGCCGAACTCACCCCCGACCCCGCGCCCCGCGCCGACCGCCTCCACCATGCCGCCGCCGACGCCCTGCTCAGCGGCTCCCCGGCGGGCCCGCAGTGGTGCGAGGAGGCCCTGCGCATCACCCCGGACCCGGCCGTACGCGCCGCCATCCAGGGCCTGTTGGGCCGTATGTACACCTGGAAGGGCGATACGGCCCAGGCCTACGGCCTGCTCATGAACGCCGCCGACGCCGTACGCGACTCCGACCGCACCCGGGCCTGTCTGCTGCTGGCGGAGGCGACGGCCGCCGCGCGCCTGGACGGCCACGTCCCGGCGGCGGTCCGCGTCGCCGAGGAGTCCCTCGCCCTCGCCTCCGAGTCCGGCCCCGAACGCTGGTACAGCCTGTCGATGCTGGGCGGGGCCCTGATCATGTCCGGCCGTACGGCGCGAGGGCGCGAGATGCTGGAGGCGGCCGACCGGCACGGCGGCGGCGACCCCGTCCGTGACCAGCAGGTGTACGCGATCGCCGGGCAGGCGTGGAGCAGGGCGGAGGAGTTCGTCCGGGGGCTCCGGCTGCTCAACACGGCCGTGGAGTCGGCGAGGCGGCACAGCGCGGTGGGCGTGCTGGGCTTCACCCTCGCCGTGCGGGGGGAATTGGAGACCCGTATCGGCCAATGGGCTTCCGCTCGCGGCGACTTGACCGAGTCCCTGCGGTGGGCGGAGGAACTGGGCCAGCTGACGTGCGTGAGCTACACCCTGTACTGCCTCGCCCGGCTGGAAGCCCTGCGCGGCGAACGGGTCGAGTGCGAGGAGCATGTGGCGCGGGCGCGGCGGGAGTGCGGGGCGTACGGCATCGGCTGCCAGGAGTTCCACATGACGGCGGTGCTCGGGCTGTCGGCCCTGGCCCACGGCGACCACGACGCGGCCGTCGACCAGCTGGAGCAAACGTTGTCACTGGCGATCGAGCAGGGCATCGGGAACCCGGAGGTGGTCCCCTTCGCGGCGGACCTGGCGGAGGCGCACGTACGGGCGGGGAACGCGGCGCGGGCCGCCGAGGTCGTGTCCTGGCTGGAGGAACGGGCCCGGGAGACGGGCCTCGCGTCGGCGGAGGCGGCGGCGGCCCGGGTCCGGGGGCTGCTCGCGGGGACGCCGGAGGAGGCGGAGGCGTACTTCGGCGCGGCGCTCACGGCCCATCAGCGGACGACGGGACCCTTCGACTGGGCGCGGACGCTGCTGTGCGAAGCGGAGGTGCTACGGCGCCACCGGCGCCCCGGAGCCGCACGCGCGCCTCTCGCCTCCGCCCTGGCCTGCTTCGAACGACTCGGCGCGGTCCCCTGGGCCCGGCGAGCGGCGAGCGAACTGGCCGCGGCGGGAGGCGCCGTGAGCACCGCCCGGTCCGCCACCGGCGGCATGGGCGGCACCAACGGCATGGGCGGCATGGGCGGCGCCCTGAACCAGCTGACCCCCCAGGAGTTCCAGGTGTCGCGGGCGATCGCCCGCGGCCTCAACAACACGGAGGCCGCGGCGTCGTTGTTCGTGTCCAGAAAGACGGTGGAGGCTCATCTCACCCGGATCTACCGGAAGTTGCACGTCCGCTCGCGGACGGACCTGACCCGACTCCTCACGGCGGCCGACCTGGTGGATTGA
- a CDS encoding GNAT family N-acetyltransferase, translating to MPLTFHLDPPLTPTLHDGILTLWTDVTNADGAVGFVPPVTREAIRPELLRHLTAMAEGRHRLLLGLDDTGTPAATAFFSFNTHRLMTHWVWLYTVMVHPSHQGKGYGRDLMRAAETAARGFDGIDAIRLNCRGGLGLEHFYASCGYKEVGRVPGAIRVAPDDHRDDITMLLSLG from the coding sequence ATGCCCCTTACGTTCCACCTGGATCCACCCCTCACCCCCACGCTCCACGACGGCATCCTCACCCTCTGGACAGACGTCACCAACGCCGACGGAGCCGTCGGCTTCGTCCCCCCGGTCACCCGCGAAGCGATCCGCCCGGAACTCCTCAGACACCTCACCGCCATGGCCGAAGGCAGACACCGCCTCCTCCTCGGCCTGGACGACACCGGCACCCCCGCCGCCACCGCCTTCTTCAGCTTCAACACCCACCGCCTGATGACCCACTGGGTCTGGCTCTACACGGTGATGGTCCACCCGTCCCACCAGGGCAAGGGCTACGGCCGCGACCTCATGAGGGCCGCGGAGACCGCGGCCCGCGGCTTCGACGGCATAGACGCCATCCGCCTCAACTGCCGAGGCGGCCTCGGCCTGGAGCACTTCTACGCCTCCTGCGGCTACAAGGAGGTCGGCCGAGTCCCCGGCGCCATACGGGTGGCCCCCGACGACCACCGCGACGACATCACGATGCTCCTGTCCCTCGGCTGA
- a CDS encoding AMP-dependent synthetase/ligase has protein sequence MSHLESTEPALVEPELKRLDGAVREAYVPALAAPVTYGSLADIPFDNAAHAPDSVVLSRKDGGTAGGGDGRWRDVTAADFAAEVLALAKGLIAEGLMPGDRIAIMARTTYEWTLLDFAAWAAGLVTVPVYPTSSVFQTRWILQDSGAVALAVETAGQAAALGPELDRIPDLRHMWVFEKGHLDRLAERGRDVSDQEVAVRRGVLGPDTLATLIYTSGTTGRPKGCALTHGNFCAEVDNAIDLLYPIFRAKTDEEASTLLFLPLAHVFGRMVAIGCMRARVRLGHSPSFRTEDLLADLKSFRPTFLLVIPYVLEKVFNTARASAERMGRASSYDRASAVARRYGEALEAEQHGTGPGPSAFLKAARTFYDPLVYRRIRKALGGRVRYLICGGSPLGRRLAAFYAGAGIDVFEGYGMTETTAAVTVTPPDRPRLGTVGRPLPGTRVRIAADGEILLHGGQIFRGYWDPQAGGVVPASPDGWFATGDIGHLDDEGYLTITGRKKEILVTDSGKNVAPAPLENWLRSHPLIAHAMVIGDRRPYVTALLTLDPEGITHWTQMNAKQDVPLDRLAEDPDLRAVLQRAVDEANRLVSRPESIRRFTIVPGGFSEEAGHLTPSMKLRREVVERSFAAEIEGLYEK, from the coding sequence GTGTCCCACCTCGAAAGCACCGAACCCGCCCTGGTGGAACCTGAGTTGAAGCGGCTGGACGGCGCCGTGCGGGAGGCGTACGTGCCCGCGCTCGCCGCGCCCGTGACCTACGGCTCGCTTGCGGACATCCCGTTCGACAACGCGGCCCACGCCCCCGACTCGGTCGTCCTCAGCCGCAAGGACGGCGGCACGGCCGGTGGCGGCGACGGCCGGTGGCGGGACGTCACGGCCGCCGATTTCGCCGCCGAGGTGCTCGCGCTGGCGAAGGGTCTGATCGCCGAGGGCCTCATGCCGGGCGACCGGATCGCGATCATGGCGCGGACGACGTACGAGTGGACCCTCCTGGACTTCGCGGCCTGGGCTGCGGGCCTGGTCACGGTCCCCGTCTACCCCACCTCCTCCGTCTTCCAGACCCGCTGGATCCTCCAGGACTCGGGCGCGGTGGCCCTCGCCGTCGAGACGGCGGGCCAGGCCGCCGCCCTCGGCCCCGAGCTCGACCGCATCCCCGACCTGCGCCACATGTGGGTCTTCGAGAAGGGTCACCTGGACCGGCTCGCCGAGCGGGGCCGTGACGTGTCGGACCAGGAAGTGGCCGTACGGCGTGGGGTGTTGGGCCCCGACACCCTCGCGACCCTGATCTACACCTCGGGCACGACCGGCCGCCCCAAGGGCTGCGCCCTCACCCACGGCAACTTCTGCGCCGAGGTCGACAACGCGATCGACCTCCTCTACCCCATCTTCCGCGCGAAGACGGACGAGGAGGCATCCACCCTCCTCTTCCTCCCGCTCGCCCATGTGTTCGGCCGCATGGTGGCGATCGGCTGTATGCGGGCGCGGGTCCGCCTGGGCCACTCGCCGAGCTTCCGCACGGAGGACCTCCTCGCCGACCTCAAGTCCTTCCGCCCGACGTTCCTCCTGGTCATCCCCTACGTCCTGGAGAAGGTGTTCAACACGGCCCGCGCCTCCGCCGAACGCATGGGCCGCGCTTCCTCGTACGACCGCGCCTCCGCCGTGGCCCGCCGCTACGGCGAGGCCCTGGAAGCCGAACAGCACGGCACCGGCCCCGGTCCCTCGGCCTTCCTGAAGGCGGCCCGCACCTTCTACGACCCCCTGGTCTACCGACGCATCCGCAAGGCGCTGGGCGGCCGGGTCCGCTATCTCATCTGCGGCGGCAGCCCCCTCGGCCGTCGGCTGGCCGCCTTCTACGCGGGCGCCGGCATCGACGTCTTCGAGGGCTACGGCATGACGGAGACGACCGCCGCCGTCACCGTGACCCCACCCGACCGGCCCCGGCTGGGCACGGTCGGCCGACCGCTCCCCGGCACCCGGGTCCGGATAGCCGCCGACGGCGAGATCCTCCTGCACGGCGGCCAGATCTTCCGCGGCTACTGGGACCCGCAGGCCGGCGGTGTCGTCCCCGCGAGTCCCGACGGCTGGTTCGCCACCGGCGACATCGGCCACCTGGACGACGAGGGCTACCTCACGATCACCGGCCGCAAGAAGGAGATCCTCGTCACCGACAGCGGCAAGAACGTGGCGCCCGCACCGCTGGAGAACTGGCTCCGCTCCCACCCCCTGATCGCCCACGCCATGGTCATCGGCGACCGCCGCCCGTACGTCACCGCGCTGCTGACGCTGGACCCCGAGGGCATCACCCACTGGACCCAGATGAACGCCAAGCAGGACGTCCCCCTCGACCGCCTGGCCGAGGACCCGGATCTGCGAGCCGTCCTGCAACGCGCGGTGGACGAGGCCAACCGCCTGGTCTCCCGCCCCGAGTCCATCCGCCGGTTCACGATCGTCCCCGGCGGTTTCAGCGAGGAGGCGGGCCACCTCACGCCGTCGATGAAGCTGCGCCGGGAGGTCGTGGAGAGGTCCTTCGCGGCTGAGATCGAGGGGCTGTACGAGAAGTAG